Proteins encoded in a region of the Ancylobacter sp. SL191 genome:
- a CDS encoding AsmA family protein, translated as MKRLVPILLLPVALVLFGAALAPKLASEERLRTEVAALLEHAAGQPPRIDGPVRFSIFPWPALEVSEIRFGEGSATLTVPRARVVLDLLPLLTGQARADHIELDQPELALAGGVDIDPFSTGVLRLASAKFNADLTVTNGRLVLTHGGTREVVVPAADLRIGWRGGRDAAIEGRVVWRGEPIHVDLAASSLGVLLTGGASPIRVKLSGPPFDMAFDGTGKLAGGPVANGTLTVASRQLRQTLAWLGLEAPTAQGFGSFSLQAQSILSGQGATLSGARLELDGNVSEGGFNLRLDGARPVIQGSLAADRLDLSPYGELSISDAAGDNWSGETIDLSRLSQLDVDLRLSATEVRAGAGRLERMAASATLKSGRLLLAIGEAEAWNGIFRAALHVSPAPVGAEARLDLSADDVALAGAMGDLFRMGRLEGTGSFRFTAGGTGASVAAIVGGLNGSFSLSGTDGSLVGFDVGRILARLEQRPLSATGDLRGGRTPYSQIELESTIRNGIATLSRLDVASDKLRISLAGESSIADRDLDFVGVAQLVSAAKAGDAPPQGAASAYVAGAAPGAPQNVSFELPFIVRGNWNQPVVLPDPQALIRRSGAARPLFSKPAAYGSVAPAP; from the coding sequence ATGAAAAGACTGGTCCCCATCCTGCTCCTGCCGGTGGCGCTCGTCCTGTTCGGGGCGGCGCTGGCGCCGAAGCTTGCCTCGGAGGAACGGCTGCGCACCGAGGTGGCGGCGCTCCTCGAGCATGCGGCCGGGCAGCCGCCGCGCATTGACGGCCCTGTCCGCTTCTCGATCTTTCCCTGGCCCGCGCTCGAGGTGAGCGAGATCCGTTTCGGCGAGGGTTCCGCGACTCTCACCGTGCCCCGCGCCCGCGTGGTGCTCGACCTGCTGCCGCTGCTGACCGGGCAGGCGCGGGCCGATCATATCGAGCTGGACCAGCCGGAACTCGCGCTCGCTGGCGGGGTGGATATCGACCCCTTTTCCACCGGCGTGCTGCGCCTTGCCTCCGCCAAGTTCAACGCCGATCTCACCGTCACCAATGGCCGCCTCGTCCTGACGCATGGCGGCACGCGCGAGGTGGTGGTTCCCGCCGCGGATCTGCGCATCGGCTGGCGCGGCGGGCGCGATGCGGCGATCGAAGGCCGGGTGGTCTGGCGCGGCGAGCCGATCCATGTCGATCTCGCCGCCTCCAGCCTGGGCGTGCTGCTCACCGGTGGCGCCAGCCCGATACGGGTCAAGCTCTCCGGTCCGCCCTTCGACATGGCCTTTGACGGCACCGGCAAGCTCGCCGGCGGCCCCGTGGCCAACGGCACCCTCACCGTCGCCTCGCGACAGCTCCGCCAGACCTTGGCCTGGCTCGGCCTTGAGGCGCCGACCGCACAGGGCTTCGGCAGCTTCTCGCTGCAGGCGCAGTCCATCCTCTCCGGGCAGGGCGCGACGCTCTCCGGCGCGCGGCTGGAGCTGGATGGCAATGTCAGCGAGGGCGGCTTCAACCTGCGGCTCGACGGCGCCCGCCCGGTCATCCAGGGCTCGCTGGCGGCGGACCGGCTGGACCTCAGCCCCTATGGCGAATTGTCGATCTCCGATGCCGCCGGCGACAATTGGAGCGGCGAGACGATCGATCTCTCCCGCCTGTCGCAGCTCGATGTCGATCTGCGCCTGTCGGCGACGGAGGTGCGCGCCGGTGCCGGCCGCCTCGAGCGCATGGCGGCCAGCGCGACGCTGAAATCCGGGCGGCTCCTGCTGGCCATTGGCGAGGCCGAGGCCTGGAACGGGATTTTCCGGGCGGCCCTGCATGTTTCGCCGGCGCCCGTCGGCGCCGAGGCCCGGCTGGATCTGTCCGCCGACGATGTCGCGCTTGCCGGCGCCATGGGCGATCTGTTCCGCATGGGGCGGCTCGAAGGTACGGGCTCTTTCCGTTTCACCGCGGGCGGCACCGGCGCGAGCGTCGCGGCCATTGTCGGCGGACTGAACGGCAGCTTCTCCCTGTCCGGCACCGATGGTTCGCTGGTCGGCTTTGATGTCGGGCGGATCCTCGCCCGGCTGGAGCAGCGCCCGCTCTCGGCCACCGGCGATCTGCGCGGCGGGCGCACGCCCTACAGCCAGATCGAGCTTGAGAGCACGATCCGCAACGGCATCGCCACGCTGTCTCGGCTCGATGTCGCCAGCGACAAGCTGCGCATCTCGCTAGCCGGGGAAAGCTCCATCGCCGATCGCGACCTTGATTTCGTCGGCGTCGCGCAACTGGTGAGCGCCGCCAAGGCCGGCGACGCGCCGCCGCAGGGCGCGGCCAGCGCCTATGTCGCGGGCGCCGCCCCCGGCGCACCGCAGAATGTGTCGTTCGAGCTGCCCTTCATTGTGCGCGGCAACTGGAACCAGCCGGTGGTGCTGCCCGACCCGCAGGCGCTGATCCGCCGTTCCGGCGCGGCGCGCCCGCTCTTCTCCAAACCCGCCGCCTACGGCTCGGTCGCCCCCGCGCCCTGA
- a CDS encoding phasin family protein: MANGPKLDVPPELRNIAEQGVDQARAAIDGFISAAHKALDDAGRQVDVAHDSARDMGRTTLKFAEDNIAAGFDFAARLARASSVEEWSRLHADYVKEQAERLTEQAKLLGSQAAATAPGAAPASPKPGASKAKST; this comes from the coding sequence ATGGCCAATGGCCCGAAGCTGGACGTGCCGCCGGAACTTCGCAACATCGCCGAGCAGGGCGTCGATCAGGCCCGCGCGGCGATCGATGGCTTCATCAGCGCCGCGCACAAGGCGCTGGACGATGCCGGCCGGCAGGTCGATGTCGCCCATGACAGCGCGCGCGATATGGGGCGCACGACGCTGAAATTCGCCGAGGACAACATCGCGGCCGGCTTCGACTTCGCGGCCCGGCTTGCCCGCGCCTCCAGCGTCGAGGAGTGGTCGCGGCTGCACGCCGACTATGTGAAAGAGCAGGCCGAGCGCCTGACCGAGCAGGCGAAGCTCCTGGGCTCGCAGGCGGCAGCGACGGCGCCCGGCGCCGCGCCGGCGTCACCCAAGCCCGGCGCGTCCAAGGCCAAGAGCACCTGA
- a CDS encoding ATP-binding protein: MSIPTDGHPSSAAGADAALRALAAASLAAPAPAVLLRLDGSLIAANAGGRALLGRLPPPDEVSAAAARIAATLRPGRPARLERLRLAGRLTPTTLACSLLAAGSARALLMISLDAAPAGRHTPSPEAEAPAAPPTPEAAPAPLRFTWRTDLQARFTQLDARLAEALEQPADNLIGRDWSLLGAIEAHRAILEGRSFTRLPVLLRTPRGDALDVELGGAPVRGEGMRGYGIVKGRRALPTGTPALPPLPPVMAPASVAPTPVPPPPAPVAPPPVLPPEPVVEAPRAPVAEPEEPAPVRVTLSIVPSSPNVVPLRGPAENGARTSWEGLSTGERNAFREIARALGARLEGVEDFPEPARPSDAPATPAPASDQDASAPADLAETSWIADPAETAPPPAPEPTRREPDGLQRLMAEGERPILDRLPVGLLAFRGDRLLYANRALLEWIGHPDLAGIEQAGGLATLFAGAMTPGAENGRTLSLATADGGTVAVDARLMSSPWEGGTAMLYVLHRSELVADAAGEEKLRQAELALREAETASRELRSILDTATDGVVLIDAAGTVLSMNHPAEALFGFSAPEVTGENFTLLFAPESQRAAVDYLDGLASNGVASVLNDGREVIGRVREGGLIPLFMTIGRVGDDATKFCAVLRDITQWKRAEEELTEAKRLAERANMAKSDFLAKISHEIRTPLNAIIGFSEVMMEERFGAIENQRYRDYLRDIHASGGHLISLINDLLDLSKIEAGKLDLAFTSVPLNEIVQQSMAIMQPQANRERIIIRSSLASELPPVVADARSIRQIVLNLVSNSIKFTRPGGQVILSTAFTEEGEVVLRVRDTGIGMSEADISVAMEPFRQLATSGRAGSGGTGLGLPLTKALAEANRASFNIRSAVDVGTIVEITFPSTRVLAE, translated from the coding sequence ATGAGCATACCGACGGACGGGCATCCTTCTTCGGCCGCTGGCGCGGACGCCGCCTTGCGCGCGCTCGCCGCCGCGAGCCTTGCCGCGCCCGCCCCGGCCGTGCTGCTGCGCCTCGACGGCTCGCTTATCGCCGCCAATGCCGGCGGGCGCGCTTTGCTCGGGCGTCTGCCGCCGCCGGACGAGGTGAGCGCCGCCGCCGCCCGCATCGCCGCGACGCTGCGCCCCGGCCGCCCGGCGCGGCTGGAGCGCCTGCGCCTCGCCGGTCGGCTCACGCCCACAACGCTCGCCTGCTCGCTCCTCGCGGCCGGCTCCGCCCGCGCCCTGCTGATGATCTCTCTCGACGCCGCCCCCGCCGGCCGCCACACCCCTTCCCCAGAGGCGGAGGCCCCGGCCGCACCGCCCACGCCGGAGGCCGCCCCCGCGCCGCTGCGCTTCACCTGGCGCACCGACCTTCAGGCGCGCTTCACCCAGCTCGATGCCCGTCTGGCCGAGGCGCTGGAGCAGCCGGCGGACAACCTGATCGGCCGCGACTGGAGCTTGCTCGGCGCCATCGAAGCCCACCGCGCCATTCTCGAAGGCCGCAGCTTCACCCGCCTGCCCGTCCTGCTGCGCACCCCGCGCGGCGACGCGCTGGATGTCGAGCTTGGCGGCGCCCCGGTGCGCGGCGAGGGCATGCGCGGCTATGGCATTGTCAAGGGCCGCCGCGCTCTGCCGACCGGGACACCAGCGCTCCCGCCCTTGCCGCCGGTGATGGCTCCCGCGAGCGTGGCGCCAACGCCTGTCCCGCCGCCCCCTGCCCCCGTCGCTCCGCCTCCCGTGCTCCCGCCGGAACCGGTGGTTGAGGCCCCCCGCGCCCCGGTGGCCGAGCCGGAGGAACCCGCGCCGGTACGGGTGACGCTCAGCATCGTCCCCTCCTCGCCGAACGTCGTGCCGCTGCGCGGGCCGGCGGAGAATGGCGCGCGGACCTCGTGGGAAGGCCTGTCCACCGGCGAACGCAACGCCTTCCGCGAGATCGCCCGTGCCCTTGGCGCGCGGCTGGAAGGTGTCGAGGATTTCCCCGAGCCCGCCCGCCCCAGCGACGCCCCGGCCACTCCAGCGCCGGCCTCGGACCAGGACGCGTCGGCACCCGCCGATCTGGCCGAAACCTCGTGGATCGCCGACCCGGCCGAAACCGCTCCCCCGCCCGCGCCGGAACCCACCCGCCGCGAGCCGGATGGCCTGCAGCGTCTCATGGCCGAGGGCGAACGCCCCATTCTCGACCGTCTGCCGGTCGGCCTCCTCGCCTTCCGCGGCGACCGGCTGCTCTATGCCAACCGCGCCTTGCTGGAATGGATCGGCCACCCGGACCTCGCCGGCATCGAGCAGGCCGGCGGGCTCGCCACACTGTTCGCCGGCGCGATGACGCCGGGGGCGGAGAACGGCCGCACCCTCAGCCTCGCCACGGCCGATGGGGGCACCGTCGCGGTGGATGCCCGCCTCATGTCCTCCCCCTGGGAGGGCGGCACGGCCATGCTCTATGTCCTCCACCGCAGCGAGCTGGTGGCGGATGCGGCGGGCGAGGAAAAGCTGCGTCAGGCGGAACTCGCCCTGCGCGAGGCCGAGACCGCGAGCCGCGAGCTGCGCTCCATTCTGGACACGGCCACCGACGGCGTGGTTCTGATCGACGCCGCCGGCACCGTGCTCAGCATGAACCACCCGGCGGAGGCGCTGTTCGGCTTCTCCGCGCCGGAGGTGACGGGCGAGAACTTCACCCTGCTCTTCGCCCCCGAGAGCCAGCGCGCGGCGGTGGACTATCTCGACGGCCTCGCCTCGAACGGCGTCGCCAGCGTGCTGAACGACGGGCGCGAGGTGATCGGCCGCGTGCGCGAGGGTGGGCTCATCCCGCTCTTCATGACCATCGGCCGCGTCGGCGACGACGCCACCAAATTCTGCGCCGTGCTACGCGACATCACCCAGTGGAAGCGCGCCGAGGAGGAACTGACCGAAGCCAAGCGCCTCGCCGAGCGCGCCAACATGGCCAAGTCCGACTTCCTCGCCAAGATCAGCCACGAGATCCGCACCCCGCTCAACGCCATCATCGGCTTCTCGGAAGTGATGATGGAGGAGCGTTTCGGCGCAATCGAGAACCAGCGCTACCGGGACTATCTGCGCGACATCCACGCCTCCGGTGGCCATCTCATCTCGCTGATCAATGATCTGCTCGATCTCTCCAAGATCGAGGCCGGCAAGCTCGACCTTGCCTTCACCAGCGTCCCGCTCAACGAGATCGTGCAGCAGAGCATGGCGATCATGCAGCCGCAGGCGAACCGCGAGCGCATCATCATCCGCTCTTCGCTGGCGAGCGAATTGCCGCCGGTGGTGGCTGACGCGCGCTCGATCCGGCAGATCGTGCTGAACCTCGTCTCCAACTCCATCAAGTTCACCCGGCCGGGCGGTCAGGTCATCCTCTCCACCGCCTTCACCGAGGAGGGTGAAGTGGTGTTGCGCGTGCGCGATACCGGGATCGGCATGTCGGAAGCGGATATCTCGGTGGCCATGGAACCGTTCCGCCAGCTCGCAACCTCGGGCCGCGCCGGCTCCGGCGGCACCGGTCTCGGCCTGCCGCTCACCAAGGCGCTGGCCGAAGCCAACCGCGCCAGCTTCAACATCCGCAGTGCGGTGGATGTCGGCACCATCGTCGAGATCACCTTCCCCTCGACGCGCGTGCTGGCGGAATAG
- a CDS encoding dienelactone hydrolase family protein, which translates to MLRAVSSNSRREGSLDQRIIDLYDRFTHGQLDRREFMERLATLAGSVAAASALLPALMNDYARAAIVEDNDPRLEITMASYESGGATVKGYLVRARRVAAKRPGVIVIHENRGLNPHIKDVTRRMALAGYLAFGVDFLSVDGGTPENEDRGREMIAALDRPTTVMRAVDAVTFLAAHPDSTGAVGAVGFCWGGAMLNLLAEASPELKAGVAYYGMQPPLERVADIKAALLLHYAGLDNRINEGIPAYEDALKKAGTDYTIYVYEGANHAFNNDTSPTRFDPAAAELAWGRTLDFFAKHLGAPPPVET; encoded by the coding sequence ATGCTGCGCGCCGTATCGTCCAACAGCAGGCGGGAGGGCAGCTTGGACCAGCGCATCATCGATCTCTATGACCGCTTCACGCATGGCCAGCTCGATCGACGCGAGTTCATGGAGCGGCTCGCGACACTGGCCGGCTCGGTCGCGGCGGCCAGCGCACTGCTGCCGGCGCTGATGAACGACTATGCCCGCGCCGCCATTGTCGAGGACAATGATCCCCGGCTTGAGATCACCATGGCGAGCTATGAGTCCGGCGGCGCGACGGTCAAAGGATACCTCGTGCGGGCCAGGCGCGTGGCGGCCAAGCGGCCGGGCGTGATCGTCATCCATGAGAATCGCGGTCTGAACCCGCACATCAAGGACGTGACGCGGCGCATGGCGCTTGCCGGCTATCTCGCCTTCGGCGTCGATTTCCTTTCCGTCGATGGCGGCACGCCGGAGAATGAGGATCGCGGGCGCGAGATGATCGCCGCGCTGGACCGCCCGACCACGGTGATGCGCGCGGTGGATGCCGTGACCTTTCTCGCCGCGCATCCGGATTCGACGGGCGCCGTCGGGGCCGTTGGCTTCTGCTGGGGCGGGGCGATGTTGAATTTGCTGGCGGAGGCGAGCCCCGAGTTGAAGGCGGGCGTTGCCTATTACGGCATGCAGCCGCCGCTTGAGCGCGTGGCGGACATCAAGGCCGCGCTCCTGCTGCACTATGCAGGGCTCGACAACCGCATCAATGAGGGCATTCCGGCCTATGAGGACGCGCTGAAGAAGGCTGGCACGGACTACACGATCTATGTCTATGAGGGCGCGAACCATGCCTTCAACAACGACACCAGCCCGACCCGCTTCGATCCCGCCGCCGCCGAGCTCGCCTGGGGCCGCACGCTCGACTTTTTCGCCAAGCACCTCGGCGCCCCGCCGCCGGTGGAGACGTGA
- the groES gene encoding co-chaperone GroES, with protein sequence MAKLKFRPLHDRIVVKRLDAEEKTAGGIIIPDSAKEKPSQGEVIAVGPGARDEAGKLVPLDVKSGDKVLFGKWSGTEVKIDGQDVLIMKESDILGIVG encoded by the coding sequence ATGGCCAAGCTGAAGTTTCGTCCCCTGCATGATCGTATCGTGGTGAAGCGCCTCGATGCGGAAGAGAAGACCGCAGGCGGCATCATCATCCCCGACAGCGCCAAGGAAAAGCCCTCCCAGGGCGAAGTCATCGCCGTCGGCCCGGGCGCCCGCGACGAGGCCGGCAAGCTCGTCCCGCTCGACGTGAAGTCCGGCGACAAGGTGCTGTTCGGCAAGTGGTCCGGCACCGAAGTGAAGATCGACGGTCAGGACGTCCTGATCATGAAGGAATCCGACATTCTCGGCATCGTCGGCTGA
- a CDS encoding phasin, with product MVDATTVPPSAKKTAKAATAAFESALPKIDLANLEVPAVVREMAEKSVQTAREAYEKMKTNAEETTDLLEDTYTTASKGVAEYNAVALESLRANVNAAFDYVGALLGTKSVSEAVELSTGHMRKQFDVLSAQAKELSTIAQKVAAETAEPIKASVEKSIKKAS from the coding sequence ATGGTTGACGCCACCACCGTTCCGCCGTCAGCGAAGAAGACTGCCAAGGCGGCCACCGCCGCTTTTGAATCCGCCCTGCCGAAGATCGACCTGGCCAATCTCGAAGTGCCGGCCGTGGTTCGCGAAATGGCGGAGAAGAGCGTCCAAACCGCTCGTGAGGCGTATGAGAAGATGAAGACCAACGCTGAAGAGACCACCGACCTGCTCGAGGACACCTACACCACCGCGTCCAAGGGCGTGGCCGAGTACAATGCGGTGGCGCTCGAGTCGCTGCGCGCCAATGTGAACGCGGCCTTCGACTATGTCGGCGCGCTGCTCGGCACCAAGAGCGTGTCCGAGGCTGTCGAGCTCTCGACCGGCCACATGCGCAAGCAGTTCGACGTTCTCTCGGCGCAGGCCAAGGAACTCTCGACGATCGCCCAGAAGGTTGCCGCCGAGACCGCCGAGCCGATCAAGGCCTCGGTCGAGAAGTCGATCAAGAAAGCCTCCTGA
- a CDS encoding acetoacetate--CoA ligase produces MAVATEEALWTPSRDRIERAAVTAFLRATNERHGTDLASYRDLHAWSILRPDAFWEQVWDLGAVIGERGDVALIDGEKMPGARFFPEARLNYAENLLRPRDRSSLALVFRGEDKVERHVTFGELTDLVSRLQQALKAAGVGVGDRVAATLPNLPETIAVMLAASSLGAIFSSCSPDFGERGILDRFGQIEPKVYVACDGYWYAGKRVSISDKLTTVVPHLPSAVKTVIVPYLGEAEEVAAGLPNGVSLEAFIAPFAPAPLTFERLPFNHPLFILFSSGTTGVPKCIVHGAGGTLLQHIKEHRLHCDLHPGERLFYFTTCGWMMWNWLVSGLASGLTLCLFDGSPFAPGPSVLFDYAAKERFALFGTSAKYIDSLRKEGLRPVDTHDLSALKTLTSTGSPLAPADFAYVYEAIKPDLHLASISGGTDIVSCFVLGDPTAPVYRGEIQCAGLGMAVEVWSDEGQPVTGERGELVCTRPFPSMPVMFWNDPEGAKYHAAYFDRFPHIWCHGDFAEWTVHGGLIIHGRSDATLNPQGVRIGTAEIYAQAEQVPEIVEAIAIGQEWDNDVRVVLFVRLKPGTVLDEALEKRIRTQIRTGASPRHVPAKIVAVTDIPRTRSGKITELAVREVVHGRPVKNTEALANPECLDLYRDLPQLAV; encoded by the coding sequence ATGGCCGTCGCGACCGAGGAAGCACTCTGGACCCCCAGCCGGGACCGTATCGAGCGGGCCGCCGTCACCGCCTTCCTCCGGGCCACCAATGAGCGGCACGGCACGGACCTCGCCTCCTACCGCGATCTGCACGCCTGGTCGATCCTGCGGCCGGACGCTTTCTGGGAGCAGGTGTGGGATCTCGGCGCGGTGATCGGCGAACGCGGGGACGTGGCCCTGATCGATGGCGAGAAGATGCCTGGCGCCCGATTCTTCCCCGAGGCGCGGCTAAACTACGCCGAGAACCTGCTGCGCCCGCGCGATCGCTCGAGCCTCGCCCTCGTCTTTCGCGGCGAGGACAAGGTCGAGCGCCATGTCACCTTCGGTGAACTCACCGATCTCGTCTCGCGTCTACAGCAGGCACTGAAGGCGGCGGGCGTAGGCGTCGGCGACCGGGTAGCCGCGACCCTGCCGAACCTGCCGGAGACCATCGCGGTGATGCTGGCGGCCTCCTCGCTCGGCGCCATCTTCTCCTCCTGCTCGCCCGATTTCGGCGAGCGCGGTATTCTCGACCGGTTCGGCCAGATCGAACCGAAGGTCTATGTCGCCTGCGACGGCTATTGGTATGCTGGCAAGCGCGTCAGTATCAGCGACAAGCTGACGACCGTCGTCCCGCATCTGCCGAGCGCCGTGAAAACCGTCATTGTGCCCTATCTCGGCGAGGCGGAAGAGGTGGCGGCGGGACTGCCCAATGGGGTCAGCCTCGAGGCCTTCATCGCCCCCTTCGCCCCGGCCCCGCTCACTTTCGAACGGCTGCCCTTCAATCACCCGCTGTTCATCCTGTTCTCCTCCGGCACCACGGGCGTGCCGAAGTGCATCGTGCATGGGGCGGGCGGCACGCTGCTCCAGCACATCAAGGAGCACCGGCTGCATTGCGACCTCCATCCGGGCGAGCGGCTGTTCTACTTCACCACCTGCGGCTGGATGATGTGGAACTGGCTGGTGAGCGGCCTCGCCAGCGGGCTCACGCTCTGCCTGTTCGACGGCTCGCCCTTCGCCCCCGGCCCGTCCGTGCTGTTCGACTATGCGGCCAAGGAGCGTTTCGCGCTGTTCGGCACCTCGGCGAAGTACATCGATTCGCTGCGCAAGGAGGGGCTGCGGCCGGTGGACACGCATGACCTCTCGGCGCTGAAGACGCTCACCTCCACCGGCTCGCCGCTGGCGCCGGCGGACTTCGCCTATGTCTATGAGGCGATCAAGCCGGACCTGCACCTCGCTTCCATCTCCGGCGGCACCGACATCGTCTCCTGCTTCGTGCTGGGCGACCCGACCGCGCCGGTCTATCGCGGGGAGATCCAGTGCGCGGGGCTCGGCATGGCGGTCGAGGTCTGGTCGGATGAGGGCCAGCCCGTCACCGGCGAGCGCGGCGAACTGGTCTGCACCCGGCCCTTCCCCTCCATGCCCGTGATGTTCTGGAACGACCCGGAAGGCGCGAAGTACCACGCGGCCTATTTCGACCGCTTCCCCCACATCTGGTGCCATGGCGACTTCGCGGAATGGACGGTGCATGGCGGGCTCATCATCCATGGCCGCTCCGACGCCACGCTGAACCCGCAGGGCGTGCGTATCGGCACGGCGGAAATCTACGCCCAGGCCGAGCAGGTGCCGGAGATCGTCGAGGCGATCGCCATCGGCCAGGAATGGGACAATGACGTGCGCGTCGTGCTGTTCGTCCGGCTGAAACCCGGCACGGTGCTGGACGAGGCGCTGGAGAAGCGCATCCGCACGCAGATCCGCACCGGCGCCAGCCCGCGCCATGTGCCGGCGAAGATCGTCGCGGTCACCGACATTCCGCGCACCCGTTCGGGCAAGATCACCGAACTCGCCGTGCGCGAGGTGGTGCATGGCCGGCCGGTGAAGAACACCGAGGCGCTCGCCAACCCGGAATGCCTGGACCTCTACCGCGACCTGCCGCAGCTCGCGGTGTGA
- the groL gene encoding chaperonin GroEL (60 kDa chaperone family; promotes refolding of misfolded polypeptides especially under stressful conditions; forms two stacked rings of heptamers to form a barrel-shaped 14mer; ends can be capped by GroES; misfolded proteins enter the barrel where they are refolded when GroES binds) — translation MAAKDVKFGSDARDKMLRGVDILANAVKVTLGPKGRNVVIDKSFGAPRITKDGVTVAKEIELEDKFENMGAQMVREVASKTNDLAGDGTTTATVLAQSIVREGAKSVAAGMNPMDLKRGIDLAVIEAIKDIQKRAKKVKNTEEIAQVGTISANGDATIGEMIAGAMQKVGNEGVITVEEAKTAETELDVVEGMQFDRGYLSPYFVTNPEKMTVDLEDPYLLIFDKKLSGLQAILPVLEAVVQSGKPLVIIAEDVEGEALATLVVNKLRGGLKVAAVKAPGFGDRRKAMLEDIAILSGGQVISEELGIKLESVTLAMLGRAKKVVIEKEKTTIVDGAGKKKDIEGRVAQIKQQIEETSSDYDREKLQERLAKLAGGVAVIRVGGATEVEVKEKKDRIDDALNATRAAVEEGIVPGGGIALLRAKKAVEKITSDNPDITAGIKIVLRALEAPIRQIAENSGVEGSIVVGKVQESKDQNFGFNAQTEQFVDMIASGIVDPAKVVRTALQDAASIAGLLITTEAMVADLPKSGGGAPSMPGGGGMGGMDF, via the coding sequence ATGGCTGCCAAGGACGTAAAATTCGGGAGCGATGCGCGCGACAAGATGCTGCGCGGCGTCGACATCCTCGCCAATGCCGTGAAGGTGACGCTCGGCCCGAAGGGCCGCAACGTCGTCATCGACAAGAGCTTCGGCGCCCCGCGCATCACCAAGGACGGCGTCACCGTCGCCAAGGAGATCGAGCTCGAGGACAAGTTCGAGAACATGGGCGCCCAGATGGTGCGCGAAGTGGCCTCGAAGACCAACGACCTCGCCGGTGACGGCACCACCACCGCGACCGTGCTGGCCCAGTCGATCGTCCGCGAGGGCGCCAAGTCCGTGGCCGCTGGCATGAACCCGATGGACCTCAAGCGCGGCATCGACCTCGCCGTGATCGAGGCCATCAAGGACATCCAGAAGCGCGCCAAGAAGGTGAAGAACACTGAGGAAATCGCTCAGGTCGGCACCATCTCGGCCAATGGCGATGCCACGATCGGCGAGATGATCGCCGGCGCGATGCAGAAGGTCGGCAACGAGGGTGTCATCACCGTCGAGGAAGCCAAGACCGCCGAGACCGAGCTCGACGTCGTCGAGGGCATGCAGTTCGACCGCGGCTACCTCTCGCCGTACTTCGTGACCAATCCCGAGAAGATGACGGTGGATCTCGAAGATCCGTACCTGCTCATTTTCGACAAGAAGCTCTCGGGCCTTCAGGCGATCCTGCCGGTTCTCGAAGCCGTGGTGCAGTCGGGCAAGCCGCTCGTCATCATCGCCGAGGACGTCGAGGGCGAGGCCCTGGCCACGCTCGTCGTCAACAAGCTGCGCGGCGGCCTCAAGGTCGCGGCCGTCAAGGCCCCCGGCTTCGGTGATCGCCGCAAGGCCATGCTCGAGGATATCGCCATCCTCTCGGGCGGTCAGGTGATCTCGGAAGAGCTCGGCATCAAGCTTGAGAGCGTCACGCTCGCCATGCTCGGCCGCGCCAAGAAGGTCGTGATCGAGAAGGAAAAGACCACGATCGTCGACGGCGCCGGCAAGAAGAAGGACATCGAGGGCCGCGTCGCCCAGATCAAGCAGCAGATCGAGGAGACCTCCTCGGACTACGACCGTGAGAAGCTCCAAGAGCGTCTGGCCAAGCTCGCCGGCGGCGTCGCGGTGATCCGCGTCGGCGGCGCGACCGAGGTCGAGGTCAAGGAAAAGAAGGACCGCATCGACGACGCCCTCAACGCCACCCGCGCGGCGGTCGAGGAAGGCATCGTCCCCGGCGGCGGCATTGCCCTGCTGCGCGCCAAGAAGGCGGTCGAGAAGATCACCTCCGACAACCCGGACATCACCGCCGGCATCAAGATCGTGCTGCGCGCGCTTGAGGCCCCGATCCGTCAGATCGCCGAGAATTCCGGCGTGGAAGGCTCGATCGTGGTCGGCAAGGTGCAGGAGTCGAAGGACCAGAACTTCGGCTTCAACGCCCAGACCGAGCAGTTCGTCGACATGATCGCCTCCGGCATCGTCGATCCGGCCAAGGTCGTGCGTACCGCCCTGCAGGACGCCGCCTCGATCGCCGGCCTGCTGATCACCACCGAAGCCATGGTTGCCGACCTGCCTAAGTCCGGCGGCGGCGCCCCGTCCATGCCGGGCGGCGGTGGCATGGGCGGCATGGACTTCTGA